Proteins found in one Zea mays cultivar B73 chromosome 1, Zm-B73-REFERENCE-NAM-5.0, whole genome shotgun sequence genomic segment:
- the LOC109943581 gene encoding uncharacterized protein encodes METGAGRAPWHVAEQKVSVDGDEDMAGGNNLIHALGRRTRRPASWERHRVAGRSREGAAWLDRSSAGNCSAQWSRGGRARQGESAAASRRSRDSTAMLWSRWRRRPPKLGELGAEREDNRRCTRKQRQRRGERKTKAPVAGQREPPWEMGTGRSRAEPGAGARHRRSELRELLCAATRELKAGAARVGGR; translated from the coding sequence ATGGAAACAGGGGCAGGACGAGCTCCATGGCATGTGGCCGAGCAGAAAGTGTCAGTTGATGGAGATGAAGACATGGCTGGGggcaacaacttgatccatgCGCTAGGGAGAAGGACTCGACGACCAGCGAGCTGGGAGAGGCACCGAGTTGCAGGAAGGAGTAGGGAGGGCGCGGCATGGCTGGATAGGAGCTCGGCTGGGAACTGCTCGGCGCAGTGGAGCAGGGGCGGACGAGCGCGCCAGGGAGAGAGCGCCGCGGCCAGCCGAAGAAGCAGGGACTCCACGGCGATGCTCTGGTCGAGGTGGAGACGACGACCACCAAAGCTGGGCGAGCTGGGAGCCGAGCGCGAGGACAACCGGCGCTGCACAAGGAAACAGCGACAGCGTAGAGGAGAGAGGAAAACAAAGGCGCCGGTGGCCGGACAGAGAGAGCCGCCATGGGAGATGGGCACAGGGAGGAGCAGAGCCGAACCAGGGGCTGGGGCGCGACACAGGAGGAGCGAGCTGAGGGAGCTCCTCTGCGCGGCGACCAGGGAGCTAAAGGCTGGAGCAGCGCGCGTTGGTGGAAGATGA